Below is a genomic region from Flammeovirgaceae bacterium SG7u.111.
GCGGCAGCGTGATCAGGGTTGTCCCAGTCAAATTTGCTTCCATCCATCATTTCAAAGTCATCTACCAAGGTTTGGAGAGGTACGTTTCCTGCCCAGTTGTGGTAACCGTTTGGCCCGTTATTTAGATGGTACCTGTCGCCTCGTTCGTTTTTATCACCTATCCAATACCTGCTCCAAATAGTCTCACTATTGTCATCCATGAACATATTGTACAAGTTTTCAGCAGCTTCTTCTTGCGAGGTAGGGTCTGGAAACGCTAAGCTTAAACCAAGGTTCATTACTTCCATAGCCGCATTTTTAGCTGCCGTCCATCTTGCGGTTCTGTCCCCAGAAGTGTAGCCAAGCAATTCTTTGTTTGAAAAGCCGCCAATCAAGGTAGATTTACTCGATGCAGTAGGCATATCGTGTAGGTCACTTGCTGCATACAACAATACCTCCGATTTCATAGCCAAAGCCGCTGCGTAATTTGTCCTTCCCTTGTCCATTGTTTTGCCTTTGAGGTTGGTAGCGGCAGCATCCAAATCGCTTAAGATAAAGTTGATAGACTCTTCATAGGTATTTCTAGCAATAGAATAGTCGTCAGCTCCAAGCTTATACGTTTCGGAAATAAGCGGTACACCACCATAGTTTTTGACTAGCCCGTGGTAAAACCAAGCTCTCATGAAATGCACTTCTCCCATAAGCCTTTTTGTATCGGCTTCGTCTTTTAGTGGAGATTCTGCTACATTTTCAAAAAAGTTGTTACATGCCCTGATGTATTTGTACATCTCTGGCCAAGAAAACATCCATTTCTCTGTTTCGGTAAAGTGGGAAGACTGGTCGTTTACGTTGGCCTGCGGTACTTGACTAATAGCCCTGCCGTGGATAAACATGGCCTCGTCTGTCATGGAAGCAATCATTTCTTCATGAAAGCCGCCATCATATACACCTCTGTAAATATCGTTTACATATGCTTCCAACAAAGCTGGATCCGTCCAAACATCTGATTGGGAAACTTCATCTAAAGGCTTGGTATTCAAAAACTCATCATTACAAGAATGTAAGCCTAATGAAATGATGAATAGCAACCCTATTTTATATATGTTTTTTAATGTTTTTTTCATCTTTTATCAATTTTAGAATGAAAGATTTAATCCCATACTCAATACCCTAGCCTGAGGATAGTACCTGCCATTGCCGTTTATAGCTTCAGGGTCGTACACATCTAAACCATCCCAAGTAAGTAGGTTTAATCCATTGGCATATACTCTCAGGTTGGATATTTTTGCCTTGCTCAAAATATGGCTTGGTATGTTGTAGCCTATTTCCATATTTTTCAACCTTACATAGTCGGTTGACCTGAGGAAATAATCAT
It encodes:
- a CDS encoding RagB/SusD family nutrient uptake outer membrane protein, whose product is MKKTLKNIYKIGLLFIISLGLHSCNDEFLNTKPLDEVSQSDVWTDPALLEAYVNDIYRGVYDGGFHEEMIASMTDEAMFIHGRAISQVPQANVNDQSSHFTETEKWMFSWPEMYKYIRACNNFFENVAESPLKDEADTKRLMGEVHFMRAWFYHGLVKNYGGVPLISETYKLGADDYSIARNTYEESINFILSDLDAAATNLKGKTMDKGRTNYAAALAMKSEVLLYAASDLHDMPTASSKSTLIGGFSNKELLGYTSGDRTARWTAAKNAAMEVMNLGLSLAFPDPTSQEEAAENLYNMFMDDNSETIWSRYWIGDKNERGDRYHLNNGPNGYHNWAGNVPLQTLVDDFEMMDGSKFDWDNPDHAAAPFEDRDPRFYSTVLYDGADWRERPSDVASRDPYNQIQTGTYEKWDPNTNAVIPHYGLDTRQSPIEDWNGTRSGYYVKKFYDKRFNGSGERQEVPYPFFRYTEILLNYAEACIELGQDNEAKTVLNQIRKRAAMPDITESGDALKERYRNERRVELAYEDHRFFDGRRWIIGPTLHRPAVGLVIEGKLKSGKQVEIYKYSKEDYDYTYTPTELANEVRVWEDKMYFVPLQRDELNRNPQLVQNPGFGSE